The following coding sequences are from one Prochlorococcus marinus CUG1438 window:
- the plsY gene encoding glycerol-3-phosphate 1-O-acyltransferase PlsY has translation MNILIIFTSYLLGSLPTGFLIGKYLKNIDLRTIGSGSTGATNVLRNVGKWPALFVFIIDVGKGLLAVKIAQYYTDQGLIEVLAGISAISGHIWPIWLRCKGGKAVATGLGMFLALSWKVGLASLGIFLIVLTKTKFVSLSSISAAILLPIFMFFYLGKFMHPYFFISLIVALLVIWKHRTNIKRLLKGEESKINQNQ, from the coding sequence ATGAATATCTTAATAATTTTTACAAGTTATCTTTTAGGATCACTTCCGACAGGTTTTTTAATTGGGAAATATCTCAAAAATATAGATCTAAGAACTATAGGTTCTGGATCTACAGGTGCCACAAATGTTTTAAGAAATGTTGGGAAATGGCCAGCACTTTTTGTATTTATAATTGACGTTGGGAAAGGCCTTCTTGCAGTAAAAATTGCTCAATATTATACAGATCAAGGATTAATAGAAGTTTTAGCAGGGATATCCGCTATCTCAGGACACATTTGGCCAATATGGCTTAGATGTAAAGGAGGGAAAGCGGTTGCAACTGGATTAGGTATGTTTTTAGCTCTTTCTTGGAAAGTTGGACTCGCATCTCTTGGTATTTTTTTAATAGTCCTAACAAAAACTAAATTTGTTTCTTTATCCAGTATTTCAGCAGCAATCTTACTTCCTATTTTTATGTTTTTTTACTTAGGTAAATTTATGCACCCTTATTTTTTTATAAGTTTAATTGTGGCTTTATTAGTAATTTGGAAACATAGAACAAACATAAAAAGATTACTTAAAGGAGAAGAGTCCAAAATTAATCAGAATCAATAG
- a CDS encoding DUF3086 domain-containing protein codes for MTNKEISNNNPEKEPILDKSISDNKTKQISKRNATPKNITSKNSNPNKSFDEISNEIFRDLVSKKDSLVKEIKELETKKNEIEKDIESNFKGQSDNIAKRVKGFQEYLTGALQNLSQNVEKLELVSQPIIVKPSPLDEKKQNNITNNVVKVPALSETFKPDEEIIKSCFSSFTEQPDFYAEPWKLRRSLDSSDIEIMDDWFFNMGGRGSLESRGSRQKNALLSAGFISILGELYGDQFQTLILASQPERLGEWRRILQDSLGLTRDDFGPNSGIVLFERPEGVIERADRLEANEELPFIIIDASETSVEIPILQFPLWVAFAGSDNEIYDDLELN; via the coding sequence ATGACCAATAAAGAAATTTCAAACAATAATCCTGAGAAGGAGCCAATACTAGATAAGTCAATTTCAGATAATAAAACCAAACAAATTAGTAAGAGAAATGCAACGCCAAAAAATATTACCTCAAAAAACAGCAACCCAAATAAATCTTTTGATGAAATCTCTAATGAGATTTTTAGAGATCTCGTCTCAAAAAAAGACTCTTTAGTTAAAGAAATAAAAGAGTTAGAAACAAAAAAAAATGAAATTGAAAAAGATATTGAGTCAAATTTTAAAGGGCAGTCAGATAATATAGCTAAAAGAGTTAAAGGCTTTCAAGAGTATTTAACTGGAGCTTTGCAGAATCTTTCACAAAACGTAGAGAAACTAGAATTAGTTTCTCAACCAATAATCGTAAAGCCATCTCCCCTTGATGAGAAAAAGCAAAACAATATCACAAATAATGTGGTAAAAGTTCCAGCTCTTTCTGAAACATTTAAACCAGATGAAGAGATTATAAAAAGTTGCTTTTCAAGTTTCACAGAGCAACCTGATTTTTATGCTGAACCTTGGAAATTAAGGAGGAGTCTTGATTCGTCGGATATAGAAATTATGGATGATTGGTTCTTTAACATGGGCGGAAGAGGTTCTCTTGAAAGTAGAGGATCTCGGCAAAAAAATGCCTTACTATCAGCGGGTTTTATATCTATTCTTGGCGAATTATATGGAGATCAGTTTCAGACCCTAATTTTAGCTTCACAGCCTGAAAGATTAGGTGAATGGAGAAGAATTCTGCAAGATTCACTAGGTCTCACTAGGGATGACTTTGGACCTAATAGCGGGATTGTTCTTTTTGAAAGACCTGAAGGTGTCATCGAAAGAGCTGACAGATTAGAAGCCAATGAAGAATTGCCATTTATTATCATTGATGCATCAGAGACCTCTGTTGAAATCCCAATACTTCAATTCCCATTATGGGTTGCATTTGCTGGTTCAGATAATGAAATTTACGATGATCTTGAACTAAACTAA
- a CDS encoding DUF3119 family protein: MFNTKPKKEDPVIISPSFQLPIILIVLSFMLLFLNIGSLPTIVFASFSFFLLLQSFTLRIKITNDDFIVLQLGKEIRIFPFKNWISWKFFFPIIPGIFYFREKSSPHLLPILFNPKQLKDELIKKVDSLEIKNS, translated from the coding sequence ATGTTTAACACTAAACCAAAAAAAGAAGACCCAGTAATAATATCACCATCATTTCAGCTACCAATCATTCTAATAGTTCTAAGTTTTATGCTTTTATTTTTGAATATTGGTTCTTTACCAACAATAGTTTTTGCTTCTTTTAGCTTTTTTTTATTGCTTCAATCATTTACCTTAAGAATAAAAATAACAAATGATGATTTTATCGTTCTACAATTAGGGAAAGAGATTAGAATTTTTCCATTCAAGAACTGGATATCATGGAAATTCTTTTTCCCTATAATTCCAGGTATTTTTTATTTTAGAGAAAAGTCCAGCCCTCATTTATTACCAATATTATTTAATCCAAAGCAATTAAAAGATGAGCTCATAAAAAAAGTTGACTCCTTGGAAATTAAAAATTCCTAA
- a CDS encoding ABC transporter permease: MFYPNFFKRLLSSLIIGGQAINFIFRGKVSKNDLFDQLMESGPGSLLIVLITGIAAGTVFNIQVASQLTSMGISSEIGGLLAVGMAREMAPLLTATLMTGKVATAYAAQLGTMKVTEQIEAITMLRTEPIQYLVVPRLLSMIIMSPIQCLLFLSVALWSGQIWSTIFYKVPPIVFWTSVRSGNVSLTSSDLTSMLIKSIVFGLLISIIACGYGLTTKGGPKEVGTSTTGAVVMTLVTVSLMDVLLTQILFG, translated from the coding sequence ATGTTTTACCCTAATTTTTTTAAAAGACTTCTAAGCAGCTTAATCATTGGCGGGCAAGCAATTAATTTTATCTTTAGAGGTAAAGTTTCTAAAAATGATCTCTTTGACCAACTCATGGAATCAGGACCTGGAAGTTTGTTAATTGTATTAATTACAGGAATTGCAGCAGGTACTGTTTTTAATATTCAAGTCGCATCTCAACTTACAAGCATGGGGATTTCAAGTGAAATAGGAGGTTTATTAGCAGTTGGGATGGCCAGAGAAATGGCTCCTCTTCTAACAGCGACTTTAATGACTGGGAAAGTTGCCACTGCCTATGCTGCGCAACTGGGCACTATGAAAGTTACAGAACAAATTGAGGCTATTACAATGTTAAGAACTGAACCTATTCAATATTTAGTAGTTCCAAGGTTGCTATCTATGATAATAATGTCTCCTATACAATGTCTTTTGTTTTTATCTGTAGCTTTGTGGAGTGGACAAATTTGGAGTACTATTTTTTATAAAGTTCCTCCAATAGTTTTTTGGACATCTGTAAGATCAGGCAATGTGAGTTTAACCAGTTCGGACTTAACTTCAATGTTAATAAAATCTATCGTGTTCGGATTACTTATTTCAATCATTGCTTGTGGATATGGACTCACAACTAAAGGAGGTCCAAAAGAAGTTGGGACAAGTACTACAGGAGCTGTTGTGATGACTCTTGTTACTGTATCTTTAATGGATGTATTGCTAACGCAAATTTTATTTGGATGA
- a CDS encoding MFS transporter, with translation MLSYGLGDAGTGLVATQFGFFLFKFFISAGLPVIIAGSLLMLIKIWDAVNDPLIGWLSDRTKSRWGPRIPWMVVASVPLGFSLAAIWWTPTGSVLTKTIYYAIISIVVMTAYTSINLPFAALSTEISEKTAIRTRLNASRFTGSIIAGLTGLIIAGAVLGSEGSAKNEYFLMGKISGCIAVFATLVSCWGLAPFAKKARRPSGKFEDITLQFKRIFRNKKFLKVITLYILLWCALQLMQTVALIYVEDVLNVPTYIAKWVPIPFQISALMGLQIWTRVSNKLNRISALNYGAIMWIISCTAALFLPSLSKISGVGDSLFLNAGNIFLFILLIFIICLIGIGASTAFLIPWSLLPDAIDEDPEKPAGLYTAWMVLIQKIGIAFSVQLLGFLLYLSGYQSCFVNKGGLNIIEQCYSAQLTIRLCIGFIPSILVVIGLLIMRKWDRKSITN, from the coding sequence ATGCTCTCTTATGGGCTAGGAGATGCAGGCACAGGTTTAGTCGCGACGCAATTTGGTTTTTTTCTGTTCAAATTCTTTATTTCTGCAGGTTTACCAGTAATAATTGCAGGTTCATTATTAATGTTAATAAAGATATGGGATGCAGTAAACGATCCTTTAATTGGATGGTTAAGTGATCGTACCAAATCAAGATGGGGGCCTAGAATCCCTTGGATGGTAGTAGCATCTGTTCCTCTTGGGTTTTCTTTAGCCGCGATATGGTGGACACCCACTGGTTCCGTTCTAACCAAGACTATTTACTATGCAATAATTTCTATAGTCGTAATGACTGCTTATACAAGTATTAATCTTCCTTTTGCAGCTCTATCTACTGAAATTTCTGAAAAAACAGCAATAAGAACAAGACTAAACGCATCTAGATTTACTGGCTCAATAATTGCAGGACTAACTGGTTTAATAATTGCTGGAGCTGTATTAGGTTCTGAAGGATCAGCAAAAAATGAATATTTTTTAATGGGTAAAATAAGTGGATGTATTGCAGTTTTTGCAACATTAGTTTCTTGCTGGGGATTGGCTCCATTCGCAAAAAAAGCAAGAAGGCCTTCGGGAAAATTTGAAGATATAACACTTCAATTCAAAAGGATCTTCAGAAATAAAAAATTTCTAAAAGTTATTACGCTTTATATTCTCCTCTGGTGCGCCTTACAATTGATGCAAACAGTAGCGTTAATTTATGTAGAAGATGTACTAAATGTACCAACATATATTGCAAAGTGGGTCCCAATACCTTTCCAAATTAGTGCTTTGATGGGTCTACAAATATGGACCAGAGTATCAAATAAATTAAATAGGATTTCAGCTTTAAATTATGGAGCCATTATGTGGATCATTTCATGTACGGCAGCTTTATTTTTACCTTCATTGTCAAAAATTTCAGGAGTTGGAGATAGTTTATTTCTAAATGCCGGCAACATATTTCTGTTCATTCTTTTAATTTTCATAATATGTCTTATTGGCATTGGAGCTTCAACTGCTTTTCTTATCCCATGGTCACTACTTCCTGATGCCATAGACGAAGATCCAGAGAAACCCGCAGGATTATATACTGCTTGGATGGTACTTATTCAGAAGATTGGTATCGCTTTTAGTGTCCAATTATTAGGATTTTTGTTGTATTTATCTGGTTATCAATCATGCTTTGTTAATAAAGGTGGTCTAAATATTATTGAACAATGCTACTCAGCACAATTAACTATTAGATTATGTATTGGTTTTATACCCTCAATATTGGTAGTAATTGGTCTTTTAATCATGAGAAAATGGGATCGAAAATCAATTACAAACTAA
- a CDS encoding glycogen-debranching protein, which yields MNHIYKGKPFPLGSSLTSTGVNFSLIATSAEYVEILLFESEASVSPKTILRLDHKNNTGPYWHAEISNLEEGCIYAFRVKQKNNGVNNSYEKKVLLDPCSRGITGWGSYKRENALKSYENTNSCLKSVVCNRKLFNFKDFPRPKHSWEATIIYELHIKAFTESTNKNESCFKKFLEKIPYLKDLGITTIELLPTFCFDPTDAPNGLENFWGYSPINWFTPHFEYLSNESAEKNQEEFRKLVEECHKADIEVILDVVYNHTSEGDSKGPAISWKGIDENLYYFIGKDKNYQDVSGCGNTIAANRGLVRKLIIESLKCWASEFGVDGFRFDLGIALSRGENLSPLDNPPIFEDIECEPELVDIKFISEPWDCGGLYKLGNFPSKNTFTWNGHFRDDLRRFWKGDKDTAWNMSDKIKGSPSIYKEDNIFPKSINFITSHDGFTLKDLVTFNRKHNFANREQNRDGDNHNNSWNHGIEGPTTNLLINDLRKRQQKNLILSLLISKGVPMILMGDEIGRSQGGNNNSWCQNNLLGWMNWEHGQQDLELLEYFKYVIKIRKKLINIFNPSFPPNNQANENIPTYHWHGTKLDSPDWSSWSHTVAFSINRGNSNPLVWTGLNAYSKSIDFPLPKCKYNWLKVIDTSMPEIFEPLTINEKSVSIKSRSSLLIISEEVLGTKNNIS from the coding sequence GTGAATCATATTTATAAAGGGAAACCCTTTCCCTTAGGAAGTTCTCTAACATCAACAGGAGTTAATTTTTCTTTAATAGCTACAAGTGCAGAATATGTTGAAATCTTATTATTTGAGTCCGAGGCTTCAGTTTCCCCAAAAACCATATTGAGATTAGATCACAAAAATAATACAGGTCCCTACTGGCATGCTGAAATAAGCAATCTAGAGGAAGGATGCATTTATGCCTTTAGAGTAAAGCAAAAAAATAATGGAGTTAATAATAGCTACGAAAAAAAAGTTTTACTCGATCCATGTTCTAGAGGAATTACAGGTTGGGGGAGTTACAAAAGAGAAAATGCATTAAAGTCATATGAAAATACCAATTCTTGTCTTAAAAGTGTTGTTTGCAATAGAAAATTATTTAATTTCAAAGATTTTCCAAGACCGAAACATTCTTGGGAAGCAACAATTATTTACGAACTCCATATAAAAGCCTTCACTGAATCAACAAATAAAAATGAAAGTTGTTTTAAGAAATTTTTAGAAAAAATTCCTTATCTCAAAGATCTTGGTATTACAACAATTGAATTACTTCCAACTTTTTGTTTTGATCCAACTGATGCACCAAATGGTTTAGAAAATTTTTGGGGTTATAGTCCAATAAATTGGTTTACACCACATTTTGAATATCTTTCAAATGAATCAGCTGAAAAAAACCAAGAGGAATTTAGAAAATTAGTAGAGGAATGTCACAAGGCAGACATTGAAGTTATTCTAGATGTTGTATACAATCATACCTCTGAAGGAGATTCAAAAGGACCCGCGATATCCTGGAAAGGTATAGATGAAAATCTTTATTACTTCATTGGGAAAGATAAAAATTATCAAGACGTATCAGGTTGTGGGAATACTATTGCAGCAAACAGAGGATTAGTTAGAAAACTAATAATTGAGTCATTAAAGTGTTGGGCAAGTGAATTTGGAGTAGATGGCTTCAGATTTGATTTAGGTATTGCCTTATCAAGAGGAGAAAATCTTTCACCACTCGATAATCCTCCGATTTTTGAAGATATAGAGTGTGAACCAGAACTTGTTGATATAAAGTTCATAAGTGAGCCCTGGGATTGTGGGGGTTTATATAAATTAGGTAATTTCCCATCTAAGAATACTTTCACTTGGAATGGACATTTTAGAGACGACTTGCGAAGATTTTGGAAGGGGGATAAAGATACAGCTTGGAATATGAGCGATAAAATCAAGGGTAGTCCATCTATTTATAAAGAAGATAATATCTTCCCAAAATCAATAAATTTCATTACTTCACATGATGGATTCACTCTTAAAGATTTAGTAACTTTCAATAGAAAACATAATTTTGCCAATAGAGAACAAAATAGAGATGGTGATAACCATAACAATTCTTGGAATCATGGTATAGAGGGACCAACTACAAACTTATTAATCAATGATTTAAGAAAAAGACAACAAAAAAATCTTATTCTTAGTCTACTTATTTCTAAAGGTGTTCCAATGATACTTATGGGTGATGAGATAGGAAGGTCACAAGGCGGTAATAATAATTCTTGGTGCCAAAATAACTTATTGGGCTGGATGAATTGGGAACATGGTCAACAAGATTTGGAATTATTAGAATATTTTAAATACGTTATAAAAATCCGAAAAAAACTAATAAACATTTTTAATCCATCATTTCCCCCTAACAATCAAGCCAATGAAAATATCCCAACATATCATTGGCATGGTACAAAGTTAGATAGTCCCGATTGGAGTAGTTGGTCTCACACAGTCGCCTTTAGTATTAATAGAGGTAATAGTAATCCTCTGGTCTGGACAGGTTTAAATGCATATTCAAAAAGTATCGATTTCCCCTTACCGAAATGTAAATATAATTGGTTAAAAGTTATCGACACTAGCATGCCTGAGATTTTTGAACCCTTAACTATTAATGAGAAATCTGTTTCAATAAAGAGTAGAAGCTCTTTATTAATCATTTCAGAAGAAGTACTTGGGACAAAAAATAATATATCCTAA
- a CDS encoding HU family DNA-binding protein — MNKADLVNLVSAATGETKTVVSSIVDTTIETIVDSVVEGKKVSILGFGSFEPRDRSARQGLNPKTGEKIAIPAKRVPTFSAGKLFKDRVQG; from the coding sequence ATGAACAAAGCCGATTTAGTAAACCTGGTTTCCGCAGCAACAGGAGAAACAAAAACTGTCGTGTCTTCAATAGTTGATACGACTATTGAAACTATTGTTGATTCAGTCGTGGAAGGCAAAAAAGTCTCCATTCTAGGATTTGGTTCTTTCGAACCAAGAGATCGTTCTGCAAGACAGGGATTAAACCCTAAAACAGGCGAAAAAATTGCAATACCTGCTAAAAGAGTTCCTACATTCTCAGCAGGTAAACTTTTTAAGGATAGAGTTCAAGGGTAA
- a CDS encoding high light inducible protein, whose protein sequence is MQEKDSKIENQNDDFTNISSTDNEYSKWVDNQGEEVKNVFGFNSSAELVNGRAAMIGFVMLILTELVFSGRPVTSSIFGIN, encoded by the coding sequence ATGCAAGAAAAAGACTCTAAAATTGAAAATCAAAATGATGATTTTACCAATATTTCATCAACTGATAATGAATACTCAAAATGGGTAGACAATCAGGGGGAAGAAGTAAAGAATGTTTTTGGATTTAATAGCAGTGCTGAGCTTGTAAATGGTAGAGCAGCCATGATCGGATTCGTAATGCTAATATTAACCGAATTAGTTTTTAGCGGCAGACCTGTAACTTCCTCAATTTTTGGTATAAATTAA
- the cobD gene encoding cobalamin biosynthesis protein CobD, protein MAEINLFLIFLGSIGFDLLIGDPKFLIHPVQIIGFYIKKISDYFINNFGENKKILFWGGCIVAISTIGFSFSLGKLIELSYVQSKNHFFSGLLIFFGISSCIATKGLISSVKEIAELIECNEINDQMKRIIKEKVQRIVSRDVSSSSIEHLLRSSTESLTENSVDGIFGPLFWIFIGIVFIKFSIFLPGPLSLGFSYKAISTLDSMIGYKYDYFRYLGFFSAKIEDIFTFVPSRLVLITLPLVSSKVNESISIIKRSYLDGKKYESPNAGISEAIFAYISGIKLGGTSKYKNEIIQKPIINSDGDNCTGEKIKLICQLILRLQLFWIIIFILIFFIVSSLN, encoded by the coding sequence TTGGCTGAAATAAATTTATTTTTAATATTTCTTGGATCAATTGGCTTTGATTTGTTGATCGGCGATCCAAAATTCTTAATCCACCCGGTTCAAATAATTGGATTTTACATCAAAAAAATATCTGATTACTTTATAAATAATTTTGGAGAAAATAAAAAGATATTATTTTGGGGAGGTTGCATTGTCGCCATATCAACTATTGGATTTAGTTTTAGTTTAGGAAAATTGATAGAACTAAGTTATGTGCAATCAAAAAACCACTTTTTTAGTGGATTATTAATTTTTTTTGGAATTTCAAGTTGTATTGCGACTAAGGGACTTATTTCAAGTGTGAAGGAAATTGCAGAGCTAATAGAATGCAATGAAATTAATGATCAAATGAAGAGAATAATCAAAGAGAAAGTACAAAGAATAGTAAGTAGGGATGTAAGTTCATCTTCTATAGAACATCTTTTGAGATCGAGCACCGAGAGTCTTACCGAAAATTCTGTTGATGGAATATTTGGTCCATTATTTTGGATATTCATTGGAATTGTTTTTATAAAGTTTTCAATTTTTTTACCAGGGCCTTTATCACTTGGTTTTTCTTATAAAGCCATAAGTACCTTAGATTCTATGATAGGTTACAAATATGATTACTTTAGATATCTAGGTTTTTTTAGTGCAAAAATCGAAGATATTTTTACATTCGTTCCTTCAAGATTAGTTTTAATCACATTACCTTTAGTTAGTTCCAAAGTTAATGAGTCTATATCAATCATAAAAAGAAGTTATCTTGACGGTAAAAAATATGAATCTCCTAATGCAGGGATTTCAGAAGCTATATTTGCTTATATTTCCGGTATCAAATTGGGAGGAACAAGTAAATATAAAAATGAAATTATTCAAAAGCCAATAATAAATTCCGATGGAGATAATTGCACTGGTGAAAAAATTAAGTTAATTTGTCAATTAATTTTGAGATTACAATTATTTTGGATAATAATTTTTATCTTGATATTTTTTATAGTTTCTAGTTTAAATTAA
- the ilvC gene encoding ketol-acid reductoisomerase, giving the protein MTQLFYDTDADLSLLNNKTIAIIGYGSQGHAHALNLKDSGLDVIVGLYKGSKSESKAISDGLQVFSVAEACERADWIMILLPDEFQKDVYLKEIEPNLKEGKILSFAHGFNIRFGLIKPPSFVDVVMIAPKGPGHTVRWEYQNGQGVPALFAVEQDSSGNARSLAMAYAKGIGGTRAGILETNFKEETETDLFGEQAVLCGGLSELVKSGFETLVEAGYQPELAYFECLHEVKLIVDLMVKGGLSQMRDSISNTAEYGDYVSGKRLINNDTKKEMQKILKDIQDGTFAKNFVEECDKNKPLMTKLREENSKHEIEKVGKGLRSMFSWLK; this is encoded by the coding sequence ATGACCCAACTCTTTTACGACACAGATGCTGATCTAAGTCTTTTAAATAATAAAACTATAGCGATAATTGGATATGGTTCTCAAGGTCATGCCCATGCACTAAACCTTAAAGATAGCGGTTTAGATGTAATTGTAGGCTTATATAAAGGAAGTAAGTCTGAAAGCAAAGCTATAAGCGATGGTTTACAAGTTTTTAGTGTTGCTGAAGCTTGCGAAAGAGCAGATTGGATTATGATTCTCTTACCAGATGAGTTTCAGAAAGATGTTTACCTTAAAGAAATAGAACCAAACTTAAAAGAAGGAAAGATATTAAGTTTTGCTCATGGCTTTAATATTAGATTCGGGCTTATCAAACCTCCTAGTTTTGTGGATGTTGTTATGATCGCCCCAAAAGGGCCTGGACATACTGTTCGTTGGGAATATCAGAATGGCCAAGGCGTTCCTGCATTGTTTGCCGTTGAACAGGATTCTTCTGGGAATGCGAGATCATTGGCGATGGCTTATGCTAAAGGGATTGGAGGAACCCGAGCAGGGATACTTGAAACAAATTTCAAGGAAGAAACAGAAACTGATTTATTTGGCGAACAAGCGGTTTTATGTGGAGGCTTATCAGAACTAGTTAAATCAGGATTCGAAACTCTTGTAGAGGCAGGATATCAACCAGAACTTGCATACTTCGAATGCTTACATGAAGTTAAACTAATTGTTGATCTAATGGTAAAGGGTGGCTTATCTCAAATGAGAGATTCTATCTCCAACACAGCAGAATATGGAGATTATGTAAGTGGCAAAAGACTTATCAATAATGATACAAAGAAAGAAATGCAGAAAATTCTAAAAGATATTCAAGATGGAACTTTCGCTAAGAATTTTGTTGAAGAATGCGATAAAAACAAACCATTAATGACAAAATTAAGGGAAGAGAACTCAAAACATGAAATTGAGAAAGTAGGTAAAGGTCTGCGCTCTATGTTCAGTTGGCTGAAATAA
- a CDS encoding ATP-dependent Clp protease proteolytic subunit: protein MPIGTPSVPYRLPGSQYERWVDIYTRLGVERILFLGQEVNDGIANSLVAQMLYLDSDDNSKPIYLYINSPGGSVTAGLAIYDTIKYVKSDVVTICVGLAASMGAFLLAAGTKGKRVALPHSRIMIHQPLGGTSQRQASDIEIEAKEILRIKDMLNMSMADMTGQSFEKIEKDTDRDYFLSAEEAKNYGLIDRVITHPSEAN, encoded by the coding sequence ATGCCAATAGGAACTCCAAGCGTGCCTTACAGACTTCCAGGAAGTCAATACGAAAGATGGGTTGATATATATACAAGACTAGGTGTTGAAAGAATTCTTTTTCTTGGACAGGAAGTTAACGATGGCATTGCTAACAGCCTTGTTGCACAAATGCTTTATCTTGATTCTGATGACAATTCCAAACCTATCTATTTATACATCAATAGTCCTGGAGGATCAGTAACTGCTGGCTTAGCTATTTATGACACCATCAAATACGTAAAAAGTGATGTAGTAACCATATGCGTAGGGCTCGCAGCCTCGATGGGTGCGTTCTTATTGGCCGCCGGTACGAAAGGCAAAAGAGTTGCTTTACCCCACAGTAGAATAATGATTCATCAACCTCTTGGGGGAACATCTCAACGACAAGCAAGTGATATTGAAATAGAAGCTAAGGAAATTTTAAGAATTAAAGATATGCTAAACATGTCTATGGCAGATATGACTGGTCAATCTTTTGAGAAAATTGAAAAGGATACAGACAGAGATTATTTCCTAAGTGCAGAAGAGGCAAAAAATTATGGCTTAATTGATAGAGTAATCACACATCCAAGCGAAGCAAATTAG
- a CDS encoding ATP-dependent Clp protease proteolytic subunit: protein MTVSAPYYGENTVMRTPPPDLPSLLLKERIVYLGLPLFSDDDAKRQLGMDVTELIIAQLLYLEFEDPEKPIYFYINSTGTSWYTGDAVGFETEAFAICDTISYIKPPVHTICIGQAMGTAAVILSSGTKGQRAALPHASIVLHQPISGARGQATDIQIRAEEVLKNKKSMLEILSRNTGKTIEELSKDSDRMSYLNPQEALNYGVIDRILTSQKDLPNKN from the coding sequence ATGACCGTATCAGCTCCTTATTACGGCGAAAATACCGTCATGAGGACTCCTCCCCCTGATCTACCTTCTCTGTTACTGAAAGAGAGAATTGTCTACCTTGGCTTACCATTATTTTCAGATGATGATGCGAAGAGACAACTAGGAATGGATGTTACTGAGCTAATAATTGCTCAACTTCTTTATCTAGAGTTTGAGGATCCAGAAAAACCAATTTATTTCTATATAAACTCAACAGGAACAAGTTGGTACACTGGTGACGCAGTTGGTTTTGAAACAGAAGCTTTCGCTATCTGCGATACAATAAGCTACATTAAGCCTCCAGTCCATACAATCTGTATTGGACAAGCAATGGGAACGGCTGCAGTTATCCTTTCATCTGGCACCAAAGGGCAAAGAGCGGCTCTTCCTCACGCTTCTATTGTTTTACATCAACCTATAAGTGGAGCAAGAGGTCAAGCAACTGATATCCAAATAAGAGCTGAAGAAGTTTTAAAAAATAAAAAATCAATGCTGGAGATTTTATCTCGTAATACTGGTAAGACTATTGAAGAACTTTCTAAAGACTCAGATAGGATGAGTTATCTCAATCCTCAAGAAGCTCTAAATTATGGAGTCATTGATAGAATACTGACGAGTCAAAAAGATTTACCTAATAAAAATTAA